Proteins from one Cicer arietinum cultivar CDC Frontier isolate Library 1 chromosome 3, Cicar.CDCFrontier_v2.0, whole genome shotgun sequence genomic window:
- the LOC101506710 gene encoding T-complex protein 1 subunit beta: MAIDRIFKDEASEEKGERARMASFVGAMAIADLVKTTLGPKGMDKILQSTGRGHEVTVTNDGATILKSLHIDNPAAKVLVDISKVQDDEVGDGTTSVVVLAGELLREAEKLVASKIHPMTIIAGFRMAAECARNALVEKVVDNKEDAEKFRSDLMNIARTTLSSKILSQDKEHFAKLAVDAVMRLKGSTNLESVQIIKKPGGSLIDSFLDEGFILDKKIGIGQPKRIENAKILVANTAMDTDKVKIYGARVRVDSMAKVAEIEGAEKEKMKEKVNKIIGHGINCFVNRQLIYNFPEELFADAGILAIEHADFDGIERLALVTGGEIASTFDNPESVKLGHCDLIEEIMIGEDKLIKFSGVAMGQACTIVLRGASHHVLDEAERSLHDALCVLSQTVNDSRVLLGGGWPEMVMAKEVDALARKTPGKKSLAMEAFSRALLAIPTTIADNAGLDSAELISQLRAEHQNEGCTTGIDVISGSVGDMAERGICEAFKVKQAVLLSATEAAEMILRVDEIITCAPRRREDRM, from the exons ATGGCA ATTGATAGAATTTTTAAAGATGAAGCAAGTGAAGAGAAAGGAGAGCGGGCAAGAATG GCATCTTTTGTTGGGGCCATGGCTATTGCCGATTTGGTGAAGACTACCTTAGGGCCAAAGGGAATG GATAAAATTTTGCAGTCAACAGGTAGAGGGCATGAAGTTACTGTCACTAATGACGGCGCTACAATCTTGAAATCCCTTCATATTGATAATCCGGCTGCTAAAGTTCTTGTCG ACATTTCAAAAGTTCAAGATGATGAAGTTGGCGATGGAACAACCTCTGTTGTTGTATTAGCTGGGGAACTTTTAAGGGAGGCAGAAAAGCTGGTTGCATCTAAAATTCATCCAATGACTATAATAGCTG GTTTCCGAATGGCGGCTGAGTGTGCTCGTAATGCATTGGTAGAGAAGGTTGTGGACAACAAAGAAGATGCtg AGAAATTCAGGTCAGACTTAATGAACATTGCAAGGACTACTTTGAGCTCCAAAATTCTCTCTCAAGACAAGGAGCATTTTGCAAAATTAGCTGTAGATGCTGTAATGAGATTAAAG GGAAGCACAAATCTAGAATCTGTCCAGATTATAAAGAAACCCGGAGGATCACTGATAGACTCATTTTTAGATGAAGG atttaTTCTTGACAAGAAAATTGGTATCGGACAACCCAAACGCATTGAGAATGCAAAGATCCTAGTTGCAAACACTGCCATGGACACAGACAAAGTGAAGATATACGGTGCCCGTGTTCGTGTTGACTCTATGGCTAAAGTTGCTGAGATTGAAGGAGCTGAGaaggagaaaatgaaagaaaaggtGAACAAGATCATAGGTCATGGCATCAACTGTTTTGTTAACAGACAGTTGATTTACAATTTTCCAGAGGAGCTCTTTGCTGATGCGGGAATATTGGCTATTGAGCATGCTGATTTTGATGGTATTGAGCGTCTGGCTCTGGTAACTGGTGGTGAAATTGCTTCAACCTTTGATAACCCGGAGTCTGTTAAGCTTGGGCATTGTGACCTTATTGAAGAGATTATGATTGGTGAGGATAAATTGATTAAGTTTTCTGGTGTTGCAATGGGGCAGGCATGCACAATAGTTCTGAGAGGTGCTAG CCACCATGTCCTGGATGAGGCTGAGAGGTCATTGCACGATGCCTTGTGTGTGCTATCTCAGACTGTCAATGACAGCAGGGTGTTGCTTGGAGGTGGGTGGCCTGAAATGGTGATGGCAAAGGAAGTGGATGCATTGGCTAGGAAAACCCCAGGAAAAAAGTCTCTTGCAATGGAGGCATTCTCTCGGGCACTTTTGGCTATCCCAACAACCATTGCTGATAATGCTGGTTTGGACAGTGCTGAGTTGATTTCTCAGCTCCGTGCAGAGCACCAGAATGAGGGATGTACCACTGGAATCGATGTCATATCTGGTTCT GTTGGAGACATGGCTGAACGTGGGATTTGTGAAGCATTCAAAGTCAAGCAGGCTGTATTACTATCTGCAACAGAGGCCGCTGAGATGATCCTTAGAGTTGATGAAATCATAACTTGTGCTCCAAGGAGGAGAGAAGACAGGATGTAA
- the LOC101506063 gene encoding T-complex protein 1 subunit beta-like isoform X2 yields MIGGGKLIKFSDVAMGQAWTTVLRGSRCDCDLMVVTGVNETISFSFVFLPKAASIGHADFDGIERLVLVTGGEIASTFDNPESVKLGRCDLIEEIMTGEDKSIKFSGVAMGQTCTIVLRGASHHVLDGAERSLHDALCVLSQTVNDSRVLLGGGWPEMVMAKEVDALARKTPGKKSLAMEAFSHALFAIPTAIADNAGLDSAELISQIREEHQNGRCTTGMDVISGSVAFKVKQAVLLSATEAAKMILRVDEIITCAPRRREDRM; encoded by the exons ATGATTGGTGGGGGTAAATTAATTAAGTTTTCTGATGTTGCAATGGGGCAAGCATGGACAACAGTTCTGAGAGGTTCTAG GTGTGACTGTGATCTAATGGTGGTAACAGGAGTCAATGAAactatttcattttcatttgtttttcttCCCAAGGCTGCATCTATTGGACATGCTGATTTTGATGGTATTGAGCGTCTGGTTCTGGTAACTGGTGGTGAAATTGCTTCAACCTTTGACAACCCAGAGTCTGTTAAGCTTGGGCGTTGTGACCTTATTGAAGAGATTATGACTGGTGAGGATAAATCGATTAAGTTTTCTGGTGTTGCAATGGGGCAGACGTGCACAATAGTTCTGAGAGGTGCTAG CCACCATGTTCTTGATGGGGCCGAGAGATCATTGCATGATGCCTTGTGTGTGCTATCTCAGACTGTCAATGACAGCAGGGTGTTGCTTGGTGGCGGGTGGCCTGAAATGGTGATGGCAAAGGAAGTGGATGCCTTGGCTAGGAAAACCCCAGGAAAAAAGTCTCTTGCAATGGAGGCATTCTCCCATGCACTTTTCGCTATCCCAACAGCAATTGCTGATAATGCTGGTTTGGACAGCGCCGAGTTGATTTCTCAGATCCGTGAAGAGCACCAGAATGGGAGATGTACCACTGGAATGGATGTCATCTCTGGTTCTGTAG CATTCAAAGTCAAGCAGGCTGTATTACTATCTGCAACAGAGGCCGCCAAGATGATCCTTAGAGTTGATGAAATCATAACTTGTGCTCCAAGGAGGAGAGAAGACAGGATGTAA
- the LOC101506063 gene encoding T-complex protein 1 subunit beta-like isoform X1 encodes MIGGGKLIKFSDVAMGQAWTTVLRGSRCDCDLMVVTGVNETISFSFVFLPKAASIGHADFDGIERLVLVTGGEIASTFDNPESVKLGRCDLIEEIMTGEDKSIKFSGVAMGQTCTIVLRGASHHVLDGAERSLHDALCVLSQTVNDSRVLLGGGWPEMVMAKEVDALARKTPGKKSLAMEAFSHALFAIPTAIADNAGLDSAELISQIREEHQNGRCTTGMDVISGSVGMKSTVILPRFMLYFGKVSSRLLAQQSTCFLSVFCLANVL; translated from the exons ATGATTGGTGGGGGTAAATTAATTAAGTTTTCTGATGTTGCAATGGGGCAAGCATGGACAACAGTTCTGAGAGGTTCTAG GTGTGACTGTGATCTAATGGTGGTAACAGGAGTCAATGAAactatttcattttcatttgtttttcttCCCAAGGCTGCATCTATTGGACATGCTGATTTTGATGGTATTGAGCGTCTGGTTCTGGTAACTGGTGGTGAAATTGCTTCAACCTTTGACAACCCAGAGTCTGTTAAGCTTGGGCGTTGTGACCTTATTGAAGAGATTATGACTGGTGAGGATAAATCGATTAAGTTTTCTGGTGTTGCAATGGGGCAGACGTGCACAATAGTTCTGAGAGGTGCTAG CCACCATGTTCTTGATGGGGCCGAGAGATCATTGCATGATGCCTTGTGTGTGCTATCTCAGACTGTCAATGACAGCAGGGTGTTGCTTGGTGGCGGGTGGCCTGAAATGGTGATGGCAAAGGAAGTGGATGCCTTGGCTAGGAAAACCCCAGGAAAAAAGTCTCTTGCAATGGAGGCATTCTCCCATGCACTTTTCGCTATCCCAACAGCAATTGCTGATAATGCTGGTTTGGACAGCGCCGAGTTGATTTCTCAGATCCGTGAAGAGCACCAGAATGGGAGATGTACCACTGGAATGGATGTCATCTCTGGTTCTGTAG GGATGAAGAGCACAGTGATTTTACCTAGGTTTATGCTGTATTTTGGAAAAGTATCCAGTAGGCTGCTAGCTCAACAGTCAACATGCTTCCTTTCTGTTTTCTGTTTGGCTAACGTACTTTGA
- the LOC101507256 gene encoding uncharacterized protein At4g19900-like, whose amino-acid sequence MNHANMKVKPKVILHKILITNRATSNSKKMFDSWMNKSSKILSILSLITFSAIVFLIQGDHVIQHDSIILHATYKEPLVMLQAKKSTLSTLGQSYKPLHSMQEDKDEIDFSNQSVLIAPLNVTKEQRIAWFKGKLQDFKILKSNKLSKKFHARIQGFLKNESCESQFFMTWISPSSSFGSREFLAIESIFKVQPQACLTILSRTLDSNHGYKILKPFIDKGFKVQALTPNLSFLFKGTLAESWFHELRKGKKDPGEIPLFQNLSNLIRLCVLYKYGGVYLDTDFILMKPLNGLRNCIGAQSMDFGSNHWTRLNNAVLIFDMNHPLLLRFINEFALTFDGNKWGHNGPYLVSRVVERLGKKPSLKFTILPPLAFYPANWNKIVGFFRKPKTRGEEKWVEAKLIQLSGETYGIHLWNKQSSGLVIEEGSVLARIVSNHCVFCKF is encoded by the coding sequence ATGAATCATGCCAACATGAAAGTCAAACCTAAGGTTATTCTACATAAAATTCTCATCACAAACAGAGCAACTTCCAACtctaaaaaaatgtttgattcTTGGATGAATAAAAGTTCCAAAATTTTATCAATCCTCTCTCTAATAACATTTTCAGCCATAGTTTTTCTCATACAAGGTGATCATGTTATCCAACATGATTCAATTATACTCCATGCTACATATAAAGAACCTCTTGTGATGTTACAAGCTAAAAAGTCAACTCTTAGTACTCTTGGTCAAAGTTACAAACCTTTACATTCCATGCAAGAGGACAAAgatgaaattgatttttcaaaTCAAAGCGTGCTAATTGCTCCACTCAATGtcacaaaagaacaaagaattGCATGGTTTAAAGGGAAGCTACAAGATTTCAAGATTCTAAAGTCAAACAAGTTGTCAAAAAAATTCCATGCTAGAATTCAAGGATTTCTCAAAAATGAATCATGTGAGTCTCAATTCTTCATGACATGGATTTCACCTtcaagttcatttgggtcaagAGAGTTTTTGGCAATAGAAAGTATTTTCAAAGTCCAACCTCAAGCATGTTTGACAATTTTATCAAGAACTTTGGACTCAAATCATGGTTATAAAATTCTCAAACCATTCATTGATAAAGGGTTCAAAGTTCAAGCTTTGACACCAAACTTGTCATTTTTGTTCAAAGGGACACTAGCTGAATCTTGGTTTCATGAGTTAAGAAAAGGGAAAAAAGATCCTGGTGAGATTCCTTTGTTTCAAAATCTATCTAACTTGATAAGACTTTGTGTTCTTTATAAATATGGTGGTGTCTATTTAGACACTGATTTTATTCTCATGAAACCATTAAATGGTTTGAGGAATTGTATTGGAGCACAAAGCATGGATTTTGGTTCTAAtcattggactagattaaataATGCTGTTCTTATTTTTGATATGAATCATCCACTTCTTCTTAGGTTCATTAATGAATTTGCCTTGACTTTTGATGGAAACAAATGGGGGCATAATGGTCCTTACCTTGTTTCAAGAGTTGTTGAAAGACTTGGGAAAAAACCAAGTTTGAAATTTACAATATTGCCACCTTTGGCTTTTTATCCAGCTAATTGGAATAAGATAGTTGGTTTTTTTAGAAAGCCTAAAACTAGAGGTGAAgaaaaatgggttgaagccaaATTGATTCAACTTAGTGGTGAGACTTATGGGATTCATCTATGGAATAAACAGAGTAGTGGATTGGTTATTGAAGAAGGAAGTGTCTTAGCAAGAATTGTATCAAATCATTGTGTCTTTTGTAAGTTTTAA